From Candidatus Omnitrophota bacterium, the proteins below share one genomic window:
- a CDS encoding DUF1156 domain-containing protein, whose product MEIKSPKKLIEVALPLDDINIAAVREKSIRHGHPSTLHLWWARRPLAAARAVIFAQMVNDPGYDRSLKSGLKKDAAQKERERLFQIIRDLVKWESTTDEEILERARVEIRRSWRETCELNKDHPQANELFNRDKLPAFHDPFAGGGAIPLEAQRLGLESYASDLNPVAVTINKAMIEIPPKFADFPPVGPLPSGDKQELFQKKWIGAKGLAEDVRRYGKWMQVEAYKRIGRLYPQLEIKREMIKERPDLINFVGKKFTVIAWLWTRTVKSPNPAYSHADVPLASTFVLSTKEGKEAYVEPIVEGNTYRFVVRMGKPKNIELIENGTKLARGANFRCLLSNSPIEQNYIRTEFKEKRSDARLMAVVVEGPKGRIYLSPTLEHEASAGEATPSGCPEMEMNQDSKDLLSGRGYGFKYWHELFSPRQLVALTTFSDLVQKTVLKIKKDAVSSGMEDDGKSLDNGGTGATAYAQAVGVYLAFGVDKCSDYWSSICSWHQSGEKMRNTFGRQAIPMVWDYAEANPFCESTGNWMAMIDWTWKALETTPAKQAGVAIQADAQSQSVSDLKVISTDPPYYDNIAYADLSDFFYIWIRRSLMQTFPNLYATMAVPKTEELIAAPYRHGSKEKAEAFFLDGMTRAVHNFAIKSHPAFPLTIYYAFKQSETTDEKGTSSTGWETFLEAVLRAGLAITGTWPMRTELSNRMIGSGTNALASSIVLVCRKRSVNAPTVSRRDFLKELNASLPEALIDMTRGEKNSPVAPVDLSQSIIGPGMAIFSQYSAVIEADGKLMSVKTALQLINRFLAEEDFDHDTQFCLHWFETFGWSENKFGEADVLARAKGTTVEGVRESGVIEAKAGKVRLLKFSEYPGDWNPATDKRIPVWETLHHLIRALRSDGESAAGFLLSRMITKSEATRQLAYRLYTLCERKGWADDARAYNELITSWEAIENASHAAENAEKQKDLFNTGEVNVA is encoded by the coding sequence ATGGAAATTAAGTCTCCGAAAAAATTAATTGAAGTGGCACTTCCGCTTGATGATATCAATATCGCGGCCGTGAGGGAGAAATCGATCCGACATGGGCATCCTTCTACACTTCATTTGTGGTGGGCTAGACGGCCGCTGGCTGCGGCACGCGCAGTGATCTTTGCCCAGATGGTCAATGACCCTGGATATGATCGTAGCCTTAAGAGTGGGCTTAAAAAGGATGCGGCACAGAAAGAGCGTGAGCGATTATTTCAGATCATTCGTGATTTGGTTAAATGGGAAAGTACAACTGATGAGGAGATATTAGAACGCGCACGAGTGGAGATTAGAAGGAGTTGGCGTGAAACATGTGAACTTAATAAAGATCACCCGCAGGCCAATGAACTTTTTAATCGCGATAAATTACCAGCGTTCCATGATCCTTTTGCGGGAGGTGGCGCAATTCCGCTTGAAGCACAGCGATTGGGACTAGAGTCATATGCTTCTGATCTTAACCCGGTGGCTGTAACAATCAATAAAGCGATGATTGAGATTCCACCCAAATTTGCCGATTTTCCTCCGGTTGGCCCATTACCATCAGGTGATAAACAAGAGCTTTTTCAAAAAAAATGGATAGGGGCAAAAGGATTGGCTGAAGATGTGCGCCGTTATGGCAAATGGATGCAGGTGGAAGCATATAAACGAATTGGACGTTTATATCCACAACTCGAAATAAAAAGGGAAATGATTAAAGAACGACCAGATTTGATAAATTTCGTTGGAAAAAAATTCACAGTTATTGCATGGTTATGGACTCGAACAGTTAAAAGTCCAAATCCTGCTTATTCTCATGCAGATGTTCCATTGGCGTCGACTTTTGTTCTTTCTACTAAAGAAGGAAAAGAAGCATACGTGGAACCAATAGTTGAAGGTAATACGTATCGTTTTGTGGTTCGCATGGGGAAGCCGAAGAATATTGAGTTAATCGAGAATGGAACAAAACTCGCACGTGGCGCAAATTTTCGCTGTTTATTATCTAATTCTCCTATTGAGCAAAATTATATTCGAACAGAATTTAAAGAGAAGCGTTCAGATGCACGGTTAATGGCTGTTGTAGTTGAGGGTCCCAAAGGCCGAATTTATCTTTCCCCCACCCTGGAACATGAGGCTAGTGCCGGTGAGGCAACCCCTTCTGGATGTCCCGAGATGGAAATGAATCAAGATAGTAAGGATTTATTGAGTGGACGCGGCTATGGGTTTAAATATTGGCATGAACTTTTTTCACCCCGCCAATTGGTGGCGCTGACTACATTTTCTGATTTAGTGCAGAAAACAGTTTTAAAAATTAAAAAAGATGCAGTTTCTTCTGGAATGGAAGACGACGGAAAAAGTTTAGACAATGGTGGGACTGGAGCAACAGCTTATGCTCAAGCGGTTGGTGTATATCTGGCTTTCGGTGTTGACAAATGTTCAGATTATTGGTCTTCGATTTGTAGTTGGCATCAGTCAGGTGAGAAGATGCGCAATACATTCGGGCGTCAAGCTATCCCTATGGTTTGGGATTATGCAGAAGCTAATCCTTTTTGTGAGTCGACCGGCAATTGGATGGCCATGATTGATTGGACTTGGAAAGCTCTCGAAACAACACCCGCAAAGCAAGCGGGAGTAGCAATCCAGGCTGATGCACAATCTCAATCTGTTTCGGATTTAAAGGTGATCTCTACTGATCCTCCATACTACGACAACATCGCATATGCGGATTTATCTGATTTTTTTTATATTTGGATACGCCGTAGCTTGATGCAAACATTTCCAAATCTTTACGCTACGATGGCTGTTCCGAAGACTGAAGAATTAATAGCCGCGCCATACCGTCATGGTAGTAAAGAGAAAGCTGAAGCTTTCTTCTTAGATGGGATGACAAGAGCTGTTCATAATTTTGCAATTAAATCACATCCAGCTTTCCCGTTAACAATTTATTATGCTTTTAAGCAATCGGAAACTACTGACGAAAAAGGCACATCAAGCACAGGTTGGGAAACTTTCTTAGAAGCTGTGTTACGTGCTGGACTTGCCATTACGGGTACTTGGCCCATGCGCACTGAGCTTAGTAATCGCATGATTGGTTCAGGCACAAATGCTCTAGCCTCTAGCATTGTTCTTGTTTGTCGTAAACGATCAGTTAACGCGCCTACTGTTTCTCGTCGAGATTTCCTGAAGGAATTAAATGCATCTTTACCTGAGGCTTTAATTGATATGACGCGTGGCGAGAAGAACTCACCGGTGGCGCCAGTTGATCTTTCGCAATCAATTATTGGCCCCGGTATGGCAATTTTTTCTCAATATTCTGCTGTGATAGAGGCTGATGGCAAGCTGATGTCCGTTAAAACAGCATTGCAGTTAATTAATCGTTTTCTTGCTGAAGAAGACTTTGATCACGATACACAGTTTTGTTTGCATTGGTTTGAGACATTTGGTTGGAGTGAAAATAAGTTTGGCGAGGCGGATGTTTTGGCGCGTGCCAAAGGGACCACTGTTGAAGGCGTTCGTGAGTCGGGTGTGATTGAGGCCAAAGCTGGCAAGGTTCGTTTGCTTAAATTTTCTGAATATCCCGGTGATTGGAATCCAGCTACAGATAAGAGAATTCCTGTTTGGGAAACCCTGCATCATTTAATTCGCGCGCTTCGTTCTGACGGGGAGTCGGCAGCGGGATTCCTTTTATCACGAATGATTACCAAAAGCGAGGCCACCCGTCAACTTGCCTATCGACTTTATACTTTGTGTGAACGTAAAGGCTGGGCGGATGACGCCCGAGCATATAACGAATTAATTACCTCATGGGAGGCTATCGAGAACGCGTCTCATGCGGCAGAAAATGCCGAAAAACAAAAAGACTTATTCAACACAGGAGAGGTCAATGTCGCTTAA
- a CDS encoding helicase-related protein, with protein MLKLEDIKKDSSIRGIEPDHIVRIVTTEPVGTNAITVYYKTADGKLSERMLFRSDEPNLFLAEAGRPWSFDAPGEDFKLATEAYRIHLAHLFDPMMAVHTSNVEPLPHQITAVYESMLPRQPLRYVLADDPGAGKTIMAGLFVRELLMRADARRILVIAPGSLVEQWQDEMDEKFGLVFKIFGRDMQEETRTGRNAFDECDLLLARLDQLSRNEDLQEKLRMTRWDLIIVDEAHKLSASWSGSKISETKRFKLGKLLGEICRHLLLMTATPHNGKEEDFQLFLSLLDSDRFYGKFRDGAHKVDTTDLIRRMVKEDLLKFDGKPLFPERRAETVKYELSPQEAALYTAVTNYVKEEMNRAERLQDENRKGTVGFALTALQRRLASSPEAIYRSLERRHKKLKQRVEDEKLRQRGQLALDTVNEGRAPEDVWDSPDEMASDEYEDFEETVVDQSTAAQTLKELEAETHILEHLVDQARLVLHSGHDRKWEKLSELLQGTPEMRDSEGRQRKLIIFTEHRDTLNYLIERVSGVIGDSGAVVTIHGGVKREDRRKVQELFRNDKDVRVLIATDAAGEGINLQNANLMVNYDLPWNPNRIEQRFGRIHRIGQEEVCHLWNMVAAGTREGDVFLRLFEKLEIIRKALGGRVFDILGEVFEEISLKDLLIRAIRYGDDPAVKARLDRQVEGALDYEHIRDVMSRNALCEEVMDEKRLFAVKEEMEKAEARKLQPYFVRSFFNKAFQQFGGEMKSREDGRYEITHVPASIRERDRQIAGRDRRNNDPVMKRYERVCFEKNLVRVPFKPMASLIHPGHPLMQSVTDLVLEAHRNKLKQGAVLVDLADPGSDPKILYLVDHSVKEGGSANRVISRRIQFVEIDQNRDAINAGWAPHLDLQPISEGDLALIQDVLKGQWIAQDLEQSAIGYASTKLVPDHFEEVRGRREKMVDKTLSAVTERLVKEINYWSDRYIKLQEDVAAGKDIRLNLDNARRTIDELTVRLESRKKELETMRHVISATPVVLGGALVIPAGLLAQKKGKTDNIVDAAMRKQVEMIAMKAVMDMEEKQGYEIFDVSEQKCGWDITSRPRIGIPDLDAVRHIEVKGRAKGEESITVTRNEILYGLNQSDKFVLAIVLVDGDRYDGPFYIKRPFKIEPDWAVTSINYSIDDLLKVSQISR; from the coding sequence ATGCTTAAGCTTGAGGACATCAAAAAAGATTCATCGATCAGAGGTATAGAACCCGATCACATAGTCCGCATTGTAACGACCGAACCTGTCGGCACTAACGCGATCACTGTTTATTACAAAACAGCGGATGGTAAATTATCCGAGCGCATGCTCTTTCGGAGCGATGAGCCAAATTTGTTTTTAGCAGAAGCCGGACGCCCTTGGTCTTTCGATGCACCAGGCGAGGATTTTAAACTTGCTACGGAGGCCTACCGAATCCATTTAGCTCACCTTTTCGATCCGATGATGGCCGTACACACTTCTAACGTAGAACCTTTACCCCACCAGATAACTGCCGTTTATGAATCAATGTTGCCGCGTCAACCACTTCGTTATGTTTTAGCGGATGATCCCGGTGCCGGTAAAACAATTATGGCCGGTCTTTTTGTGCGCGAACTTCTTATGCGTGCCGATGCCCGTAGAATTTTGGTTATTGCGCCGGGAAGTCTTGTGGAGCAATGGCAAGATGAAATGGATGAAAAATTTGGACTTGTTTTTAAGATATTTGGCAGGGACATGCAAGAAGAAACCCGCACCGGCCGTAATGCCTTTGACGAATGCGATCTTCTTTTAGCCCGTCTCGATCAGCTTTCTCGTAATGAAGATCTTCAAGAAAAGCTTCGGATGACGAGATGGGATTTGATTATCGTAGATGAAGCTCATAAACTTTCCGCGTCGTGGTCGGGATCGAAAATCTCAGAAACAAAACGGTTCAAGCTTGGTAAATTACTCGGGGAAATTTGTCGTCATCTTCTATTGATGACGGCCACACCGCACAATGGTAAGGAGGAGGATTTTCAGCTCTTCTTGTCACTTTTAGATTCCGATCGTTTTTATGGAAAATTCCGCGATGGTGCGCACAAGGTCGATACCACCGACCTAATACGGCGGATGGTTAAGGAGGATTTGCTCAAGTTTGATGGGAAGCCATTGTTCCCAGAGCGTCGGGCGGAGACGGTCAAATATGAGCTTTCCCCGCAAGAAGCGGCTTTATATACGGCCGTTACTAATTATGTTAAAGAAGAGATGAATAGGGCCGAGCGTTTGCAGGATGAGAACCGCAAGGGGACGGTTGGGTTTGCCTTAACAGCACTTCAGCGGCGTCTGGCTTCCAGTCCGGAAGCGATTTATCGGTCACTGGAGAGGCGTCATAAAAAACTTAAACAGCGTGTTGAAGATGAAAAACTGAGACAGCGCGGTCAGTTGGCCTTGGATACAGTCAATGAAGGACGGGCGCCGGAAGATGTTTGGGATTCACCGGATGAAATGGCCAGCGATGAATACGAAGATTTTGAAGAAACCGTGGTCGATCAGTCCACGGCGGCGCAAACGTTGAAAGAATTAGAAGCGGAGACCCACATTTTAGAACACCTTGTCGATCAGGCACGTTTAGTGCTTCACTCTGGTCATGATCGTAAATGGGAAAAATTATCTGAGTTGCTTCAAGGTACTCCCGAAATGAGAGATTCGGAAGGTCGTCAGCGCAAATTGATTATTTTCACCGAACATCGGGATACATTAAATTATTTGATCGAACGGGTATCTGGCGTCATCGGGGACTCTGGTGCAGTAGTTACTATTCATGGTGGTGTCAAACGAGAGGATCGGCGTAAGGTTCAGGAACTTTTTCGTAACGACAAAGACGTGCGTGTATTGATCGCAACCGATGCCGCTGGTGAAGGTATTAATCTTCAAAATGCCAATTTGATGGTCAATTATGATCTGCCTTGGAATCCAAACAGGATTGAACAGCGGTTCGGCCGCATTCATCGCATCGGACAGGAGGAAGTTTGTCATCTTTGGAATATGGTGGCAGCGGGAACTCGCGAGGGCGATGTGTTCCTTCGGCTTTTCGAGAAGCTTGAAATTATAAGAAAAGCTTTGGGCGGCCGTGTATTCGACATACTTGGTGAAGTTTTTGAAGAAATCAGTCTTAAGGATTTACTTATCAGGGCGATTAGATATGGAGATGATCCTGCCGTCAAGGCCCGGCTCGATCGCCAGGTGGAAGGCGCTTTGGATTATGAGCATATCCGTGATGTCATGAGCCGCAATGCTCTTTGTGAAGAGGTCATGGATGAGAAGCGTCTTTTTGCAGTCAAGGAAGAGATGGAAAAGGCAGAGGCAAGAAAACTTCAACCGTACTTTGTTCGATCTTTTTTCAATAAAGCATTTCAGCAATTCGGTGGTGAAATGAAATCACGTGAGGATGGCCGATATGAAATCACGCATGTTCCCGCCAGTATCCGCGAGCGTGATCGCCAGATTGCAGGTCGTGATAGACGGAATAACGATCCGGTAATGAAACGGTATGAACGCGTTTGTTTTGAAAAGAATCTTGTTCGCGTGCCGTTCAAGCCCATGGCGAGCTTGATTCACCCCGGTCATCCGCTGATGCAGTCTGTGACCGATTTGGTGCTTGAAGCGCATCGGAACAAACTGAAGCAGGGTGCGGTCTTAGTTGATCTTGCGGATCCGGGCAGTGACCCTAAAATTCTATATCTGGTCGATCATTCGGTCAAAGAAGGCGGCTCCGCTAATAGGGTCATATCGAGAAGGATTCAATTTGTCGAGATCGACCAAAATCGAGATGCGATCAATGCTGGCTGGGCGCCGCATCTCGACCTCCAACCAATCAGTGAGGGCGATCTCGCTTTGATTCAAGATGTCCTTAAAGGACAGTGGATTGCGCAGGATTTGGAACAGTCGGCGATTGGATATGCCTCAACTAAATTGGTTCCGGATCATTTTGAGGAGGTTCGTGGACGGCGAGAGAAGATGGTTGACAAAACTCTGTCTGCCGTTACTGAACGCTTAGTGAAGGAAATAAATTATTGGTCTGATCGGTATATTAAGTTGCAGGAGGATGTGGCGGCCGGAAAAGATATCCGTTTGAATTTAGATAATGCTCGGCGCACTATCGATGAGCTAACGGTTAGACTGGAGAGTCGTAAAAAGGAACTTGAGACGATGCGCCATGTGATATCCGCAACACCGGTGGTTTTGGGCGGGGCGTTAGTAATTCCGGCCGGGCTTTTGGCACAGAAAAAAGGGAAGACCGATAACATCGTAGATGCGGCGATGCGCAAGCAAGTCGAGATGATTGCCATGAAAGCAGTGATGGACATGGAAGAAAAACAGGGCTATGAGATATTCGACGTTTCCGAGCAGAAATGCGGTTGGGATATTACCTCGCGGCCACGGATAGGTATTCCCGATCTGGATGCAGTCCGGCATATCGAAGTTAAAGGCCGGGCCAAGGGCGAGGAGAGCATCACGGTCACTCGTAATGAAATCTTGTACGGTTTGAATCAGTCAGACAAATTTGTGTTGGCCATCGTGTTGGTGGATGGTGATCGATATGATGGGCCATTTTATATTAAACGTCCGTTTAAAATTGAACCGGATTGGGCTGTGACCAGCATAAATTATTCTATCGATGATTTATTGAAAGTGTCACAAATATCGAGATAG